One genomic window of Struthio camelus isolate bStrCam1 chromosome 1, bStrCam1.hap1, whole genome shotgun sequence includes the following:
- the SCNN1A gene encoding amiloride-sensitive sodium channel subunit alpha: protein MGTAPGGAARGAQDGSVKAGKMPEGEKMRQCKQEAQQQQKEDEREGLIEFYGSYQELFQFFCSNTTIHGAIRLVCSKKNKMKTAFWSVLFFLTFSLMYWQFGILYREYFSYPVNLNLNLNSDRLTFPAVTLCTLNPYRYSAIRKKLDELDQITHQTLLDLYDYNMSLARSDWSAPSTRKRSSRSLLHHVQRHPLRRQKRDNLVSLPENSPSVDKNDWKIGFVLCSENNKDCFHQAYSSGVDAVREWYSFHYINILAQMPDAKALDESDFENFIYACRFNEATCDKANYTHFHHPLYGNCYTFNDNSSSLWTSSLPGINNGLSLVVRTEQNDFIPLLSTVTGARVMVHDQNEPAFMDDGGFNVRPGIETSISMRKEMTVRLGGSYSDCTEDGSDVPVQNLYSSRYTEQVCIRSCFQLNMVERCGCAYYFYPLPAGKKYCDYTKHIAWGYCYYKLLAEFKADVLGCFHKCRKPCKMTEYQLSAGYSRWPSAVSEDWVFYMLSQQNKYNITSKRNGVAKVNIFFEEWNYKTNGESPAFTVVTLLSQLGNQWSLWFGSSVLSVMELAELILDFIAITLILAFRWLRSHKTRSPRGPHPNSHDNTAFQDETSGLSAPHRFTVEAVVTMLPSYNSLEPRGPSRDGEMGCE from the exons ATGGGCACGGCGCCTGGCGGTGCCGCGCGGGGGGCGCAG GATGGGTCCGTGAAGGCAGGGAAGATgccagaaggagagaaaatgagaCAGTGCAAGCAGGAAGCCCAGCAGCAACAGAAGGAAGATGAGCGGGAGGGCCTCATCGAATTCTATGGTTCCTACCAGGAGCTATTCCAGTTCTTCTGTAGCAACACAACCATCCATGGGGCTATCCGCCTGGTCTGCTCCAAGAAGAATAAGATGAAGACGGCCTTCTGGTCCGTTCTCTTCTTTCTCACCTTCAGCTTAATGTACTGGCAGTTTGGGATCCTCTACAGGGAGTACTTCAGCTACCCTGTCAACCTCAACCTCAACCTCAACTCCGACAGGCTGACTTTCCCTGCTGTGACCCTGTGCACCCTCAATCCATACAG ATACAGCGCCATCCGGAAGAAGCTAGATGAACTGGACCAGATCACCCATCAGACACTGCTAGACCTCTATGACTACAACATGTCTCTGGCACGAAGTGACTGGTCAGCCCCGTCCACACGAAAACGTAGTTCAAGGAGTCTGCTCCATCATGTTCAGCGCCATCCACTACGAAGGCAGAAACGCGATAACTTAGTCAGCTTGCCAGAGAACAGTCCTTCAGTGGACAAGAACGACTGGAAAATTGGCTTTGTTCTG tGCAGTGAAAACAACAAGGATTGTTTCCATCAGGCGTACTCCTCAGGGGTGGATGCAGTGCGAGAATGGTACAGCTTTCACTATATCAATATCCTGGCACAGATGCCTGATGCAAAAGCCCTTGATGAGTCTGACTTTGAGAATTTCATCTATGCTTGCCGCTTCAATGAAGCAACATGTGACAAGGC GAATTATACTCACTTCCACCATCCCTTGTATGGGAACTGCTATACCTTTAATGACAACAGCAGCAGTTTGTGGACATCCTCGCTGCCTGGGATCAATAATG GTCTCTCTCTGGTGGTGCGCACTGAACAGAATGATTTCATCCCTCTGTTATCCACGGTGACAGGAGCTAGGGTCATGGTCCATGATCAGAATGAGCCAGCTTTCATGGATGATGGGGGTTTCAATGTGCGTCCGGGTATTGAGACCTCCATCAGCATGAGAAAG GAGATGACTGTGCGTCTTGGGGGCAGTTACAGTGATTGCACAGAGGATGGCAGTGATGTGCCAGTGCAAAACCTGTACTCATCCCGCTACACTGAACAG GTGTGCATTCGTTCCTGCTTTCAGCTCAACATGGTAGAGCGCTGTGGCTGTGCGTATTACTTCTACCCCTTACCTGCAGGAAAAAAGTACTGTGACTATACAAAGCACATAGCTTGGG GGTACTGCTATTACAAACTCCTGGCTGAATTCAAAGCTGATGTGCTGGGCTGTTTCCACAAATGTCGGAAACCTTGCAA AATGACAGAATACCAGCTGTCAGCTGGATACTCCCGCTGGCCTTCTGCTGTCTCAGAG GACTGGGTTTTTTACATGCTTTCACAACAGAACAAATATAATATCACATCAAAGAG GAATGGAGTTGCCaaagtgaatatattttttgaGGAATGGAATTACAAGACCAATGGGGAATCTCCAGCTTTCACG GTAGTGACTCTACTGTCCCAGCTTGGGAATCAGTGGAGTCTCTGGTTTGGATCCTCTGTTCTTTCTGTGATGGAACTTGCAGAGCTGATTCTGGATTTCATTGCCATCACTCTTATCTTGGCCTTCCGCTGGCTCCGTTCTCACAAGACGCGTTCCCCACGAGGGCCACATCCAAACAGTCATGACAACACTGCTTTCCAAGATGAGACCTCGGGTCTCAGTGCTCCGCATCGTTTCACTGTTGAGGCTGTAGTGACCATGCTGCCATCTTACAACAGCCTGGAACCACGTGGGCCAAGCAGGGATGGCGAGATGGGATGTGAGTGA